The Acidobacteriota bacterium genome has a segment encoding these proteins:
- the ribD gene encoding bifunctional diaminohydroxyphosphoribosylaminopyrimidine deaminase/5-amino-6-(5-phosphoribosylamino)uracil reductase RibD → MRTKATPRDDAKYMDWALALARKGAGTVSPNPMVGAVLVSPASGGIVGEGAHGRAGGPHAEIVALERAGAEAKGATLYVNLEPCAHEGRTPPCTEALARAGVSRVVAAMADPNPAVSGKGFQKLRDAGIDVDAGLRGAEAKRLNEVFTKFITTGFPFVTLKLGMSLDGRIADAKGASRWVTSEESRKRVHEMRYASDALLAGAATVAQDNPLLTVRLDDDRAKPLLRVVLDPGLELPPTLRLWDTLPEGKILLAAAEGASLEARASLERRGVEVLEMGTGEPAGQGKIPLRALLEALGKRDVTSVLVEGGARLATALAEENLVDKIVLFVSPRLLGAKGRPAFADGDAWTLADAPRFRLESVERIGADVMLELYPEDAR, encoded by the coding sequence ATGCGGACGAAAGCGACGCCGCGAGACGACGCCAAGTACATGGACTGGGCCCTCGCGCTTGCCCGAAAGGGCGCGGGCACCGTGAGCCCCAATCCCATGGTCGGGGCGGTGCTCGTGTCGCCGGCGTCGGGCGGGATCGTGGGCGAAGGCGCCCACGGGCGCGCCGGCGGCCCGCACGCGGAAATCGTCGCCCTCGAGCGCGCCGGCGCCGAGGCGAAAGGCGCGACGCTCTACGTCAACCTCGAACCCTGCGCCCACGAGGGGCGAACGCCGCCCTGCACCGAAGCGCTCGCTCGGGCGGGCGTGAGCCGCGTCGTGGCGGCCATGGCGGACCCGAACCCGGCCGTTTCTGGAAAAGGATTTCAAAAGCTCCGCGACGCCGGGATCGACGTTGACGCTGGCCTGCGAGGGGCCGAGGCGAAGCGGCTCAACGAGGTTTTTACGAAGTTCATCACGACGGGTTTCCCCTTCGTCACGCTGAAGCTCGGTATGTCCCTCGACGGGCGCATCGCCGACGCGAAGGGGGCGTCGCGCTGGGTCACCTCGGAGGAATCCCGAAAGCGCGTGCACGAGATGCGCTACGCCTCGGACGCCCTGCTCGCGGGCGCGGCGACGGTCGCGCAGGACAATCCGCTCCTGACCGTCCGTCTCGACGACGACCGCGCGAAGCCCCTCCTGCGCGTCGTGCTCGATCCCGGGCTCGAGCTTCCCCCGACGCTGCGCCTCTGGGACACGCTCCCGGAGGGAAAAATTCTTCTCGCCGCCGCGGAGGGCGCGAGCCTCGAAGCGCGCGCCTCGTTGGAGCGGCGCGGCGTCGAGGTGCTCGAAATGGGGACCGGGGAACCCGCCGGACAGGGAAAAATTCCCCTGCGCGCCCTGCTCGAGGCGCTCGGGAAGCGGGACGTCACGAGCGTTCTGGTCGAAGGCGGCGCTCGCCTGGCGACCGCCCTGGCGGAGGAAAACCTCGTGGATAAAATCGTGCTGTTCGTCTCGCCGCGCCTCCTGGGCGCGAAGGGACGGCCGGCCTTCGCCGACGGGGACGCGTGGACGCTCGCCGACGCGCCGCGCTTCCGCCTCGAGAGCGTCGAGCGCATCGGCGCCGACGTCATGCTCGAGCTCTACCCCGAGGATGCACGCTGA
- a CDS encoding riboflavin synthase — protein sequence MFTGIVREVGVIGKVKKVPKGRVLFIRMKRLLRRLKTGDSLAVHGCCLTVTRKTQRGVFVDIASETLKKTTFGALRTGSRVNLEASMRPGDFLGGHFVLGHVDGVGTVRRRWREGESLYLRIAYPRALAPYMVYTGSVAVDGVSLTVARVFPKSHALDVCLIPHTLRETTFSGLRVGSRINLEADILGKYVLRAMECAAATPRRG from the coding sequence ATGTTCACAGGCATCGTCCGCGAGGTGGGAGTGATCGGGAAGGTGAAAAAAGTTCCCAAGGGGCGCGTCCTTTTCATCCGCATGAAGCGGCTCCTCCGCCGGCTCAAGACGGGAGACAGCCTCGCGGTGCACGGCTGCTGCCTGACCGTGACGAGGAAGACCCAGCGCGGCGTTTTCGTGGACATCGCCTCGGAGACGCTCAAGAAGACGACGTTCGGCGCGCTCCGAACCGGCTCGCGCGTGAACCTGGAGGCGTCCATGCGCCCGGGGGATTTCCTGGGCGGCCACTTCGTGCTGGGGCATGTGGACGGCGTCGGAACGGTGCGCCGCCGGTGGCGGGAGGGCGAGTCGCTCTACCTGCGCATCGCCTACCCCAGGGCGCTCGCGCCCTACATGGTCTATACGGGCTCCGTGGCGGTGGACGGCGTGAGCCTCACCGTGGCGAGGGTTTTTCCCAAAAGCCACGCCCTCGACGTCTGCCTCATCCCCCACACGCTGCGCGAGACGACGTTTTCCGGGCTCCGCGTCGGAAGCCGAATAAACCTCGAAGCGGATATTCTGGGAAAATACGTGCTCCGCGCCATGGAGTGCGCCGCCGCGACGCCCCGGCGCGGTTGA
- a CDS encoding alanine--glyoxylate aminotransferase family protein produces MANKLLSFVPGPVEIRKEILDATAQMEMLTRLGGSHRSPEFTAFFKEVLERLRTFLNTKHRVYVSTSSATGLMEAAIRNGAQKRVVNFACGAFSKRWHDITKLCGAEADLVEVEWGQATTPELVEKHLSSGRYDAMTVVHNETSTGVMNPLEDIAAVAKKYPDVVVLVDCVSSLSAVRVDMDGLGLDMTLAGVQKAFALPPGIAVCTVSERLFEKSKNIPNRGYYFNFEELEKYAQRNAQTPTTPTMSLISGLHEQLGRMLNEGAEARERRHRAMAARVQDWARKRFGLFANEKYLSPTITNVRNTRKEKISTDDFRKALRERGLLIANGYGKLKGECFRVGHMGDLTLEEVDTLLRTADEILGA; encoded by the coding sequence ATGGCAAATAAACTCCTAAGCTTCGTCCCCGGTCCCGTCGAAATCCGCAAAGAAATCCTTGATGCCACGGCGCAGATGGAAATGCTCACGCGCCTCGGGGGTTCGCACCGAAGCCCCGAATTCACGGCGTTCTTCAAGGAAGTGCTGGAACGCCTGCGCACCTTCCTCAACACTAAGCACCGTGTCTACGTCTCCACCTCCTCGGCAACGGGCCTCATGGAGGCGGCCATACGGAACGGCGCGCAAAAGCGCGTCGTGAACTTCGCCTGCGGCGCCTTCTCGAAGCGCTGGCACGACATCACCAAGCTCTGCGGCGCCGAGGCGGACCTGGTCGAGGTCGAGTGGGGACAGGCGACGACGCCCGAGTTGGTGGAAAAGCACCTTTCCTCAGGCCGCTACGATGCCATGACCGTCGTGCACAACGAGACCTCGACGGGGGTCATGAACCCGCTCGAGGACATTGCTGCGGTCGCGAAAAAATATCCCGACGTCGTCGTCCTCGTGGACTGCGTGAGCAGCCTCAGCGCCGTCCGCGTGGACATGGACGGCCTGGGGCTCGACATGACGCTCGCCGGCGTGCAGAAGGCCTTCGCGCTTCCGCCCGGCATCGCCGTCTGTACGGTGTCGGAGCGGCTTTTCGAAAAGTCAAAGAATATTCCGAACCGCGGCTACTATTTCAATTTCGAGGAGCTCGAGAAATACGCCCAACGCAACGCGCAGACGCCGACGACGCCCACGATGTCGCTTATCAGCGGCCTCCATGAGCAGCTCGGGCGCATGCTCAACGAGGGCGCCGAGGCGCGCGAGCGCCGCCACCGCGCGATGGCCGCCCGCGTCCAGGACTGGGCGCGGAAGCGCTTCGGTCTTTTCGCCAACGAGAAATACCTTTCCCCCACCATCACGAACGTCCGCAACACGCGCAAGGAGAAAATCTCGACGGACGATTTCCGGAAAGCTCTCCGCGAGCGCGGCCTCCTTATCGCAAACGGCTACGGAAAGCTCAAGGGGGAGTGCTTCCGCGTCGGCCACATGGGCGACCTGACGCTGGAGGAGGTGGACACGCTCCTCCGGACGGCGGACGAGATCCTCGGCGCGTGA
- a CDS encoding ATP-binding cassette domain-containing protein, with the protein MIEARHLTKIYPAPRGGTTVAVQDISFHIERGEVVGFLGPNAAGKTTTMRILTGYLTPNEGCAVIGGYDVSERPIEAKRLMGYLPEHPPLYSDLTVREYLKFAARIKGVARRNVRSRMDYVTDACGLSEVWGRLIGHISKGYHQRVGIAQALIHDPPILILDEPTASLDPKQIVEIRSLIKELGRERTIILSTHILPEVTVTCEKVLIVHRGRLRAEDRIENLLKAADRVWLDVRGADSDEAVRSALEGVAGVKDIAARDGGVEAALEDAGARSELARAVVSRGWALHEMRSAARSLEDVFLELTKEEGR; encoded by the coding sequence ATGATTGAAGCCCGTCATCTCACGAAAATCTATCCCGCCCCGAGGGGCGGCACGACCGTCGCCGTGCAGGACATCTCCTTCCACATCGAGCGCGGCGAGGTCGTGGGCTTTCTCGGACCCAACGCGGCCGGCAAGACGACGACGATGCGCATCCTCACGGGCTATCTCACCCCCAACGAGGGGTGTGCCGTCATCGGGGGCTACGACGTGTCGGAGCGCCCCATCGAGGCGAAGCGCCTCATGGGCTATCTTCCCGAGCACCCTCCTCTCTACAGCGACCTCACGGTGAGGGAGTACCTCAAATTTGCGGCGCGCATCAAGGGCGTCGCGCGCCGCAACGTGCGCTCGCGCATGGACTACGTTACGGACGCCTGCGGCCTTTCCGAGGTGTGGGGGCGGCTGATCGGGCACATCTCGAAGGGCTACCACCAGCGCGTGGGAATCGCGCAGGCGCTCATCCACGACCCGCCCATTCTCATTCTCGACGAGCCGACCGCGAGCCTCGATCCGAAGCAGATTGTCGAGATTCGCTCGCTCATCAAGGAGCTCGGCCGCGAGCGCACCATCATCCTCTCAACGCACATTCTTCCCGAAGTCACCGTCACGTGCGAGAAGGTGCTCATCGTCCACCGGGGGCGGCTGCGCGCCGAGGACCGCATCGAAAATCTTCTCAAAGCCGCCGACCGCGTGTGGCTCGACGTGCGCGGCGCCGATTCGGACGAGGCGGTGCGCTCGGCCCTCGAAGGCGTCGCGGGCGTCAAGGACATCGCGGCGCGCGACGGGGGCGTCGAGGCGGCGCTCGAAGACGCGGGCGCCCGCTCGGAGCTCGCCCGCGCCGTCGTCTCGCGCGGCTGGGCGCTCCACGAGATGCGCTCCGCCGCGCGCTCACTCGAGGACGTGTTCCTCGAATTAACGAAGGAAGAAGGTCGATAG
- a CDS encoding ABC transporter permease subunit, producing the protein MNNIWVIAVKEWRQFFVSVLAYVCGAALLLFGGYFFGVFMRAFNEFCLQASGFVGQPEFEYMTEHLNINDVVVRNFFGSVTVIFLIVVPAVTMRLFAEEKRAGTDELLFTSPISDWHLVGGKYLGGLLAVLTPLALTLSYTGFLAMHAAPDWGPVWTGYAGLAFLVAAYVAVGLAASAATRSQLVAYILAFSVLLFLHIIGWAAELSSYETGQVLRALSSMEHFENFSKGVVEIRDIVYFLSVAAFGLVLTHQLVAARRWKG; encoded by the coding sequence ATGAATAACATCTGGGTCATCGCCGTTAAGGAGTGGAGACAATTCTTCGTTTCCGTCCTTGCCTACGTCTGCGGCGCCGCGCTTTTGCTCTTTGGCGGCTACTTCTTCGGCGTGTTTATGCGCGCCTTTAACGAGTTCTGCCTTCAGGCGTCGGGGTTCGTTGGGCAACCCGAGTTCGAGTACATGACGGAACACCTCAACATCAACGACGTCGTCGTCCGAAACTTCTTCGGCAGCGTGACTGTGATTTTCCTGATTGTTGTTCCCGCGGTGACGATGCGCCTCTTCGCAGAAGAGAAACGCGCGGGCACCGACGAACTGCTCTTTACGTCGCCCATCTCGGACTGGCATCTCGTCGGAGGGAAATACCTGGGCGGGCTTCTGGCGGTGCTTACGCCGCTTGCGCTCACGCTGAGCTATACGGGGTTCCTTGCGATGCATGCCGCGCCCGACTGGGGGCCGGTGTGGACGGGCTACGCGGGTCTTGCGTTCCTGGTGGCGGCGTATGTAGCCGTTGGACTTGCCGCGTCCGCCGCCACGCGAAGTCAACTTGTCGCCTATATACTTGCGTTCAGCGTCCTGCTTTTCCTGCATATCATCGGTTGGGCGGCCGAGTTGTCGAGCTACGAAACGGGGCAGGTCCTGCGCGCACTCTCGTCCATGGAGCATTTCGAGAATTTTTCTAAAGGCGTCGTGGAGATTCGGGACATCGTTTACTTTCTGAGCGTGGCGGCGTTCGGCCTCGTCCTCACGCACCAACTCGTGGCGGCACGGCGATGGAAGGGCTGA
- a CDS encoding Gldg family protein, which yields MEGLRNLSRHFGWLALLCVVAAAFCYRLLLDSHPWSVTAALSAALLLFVLYAVFQRERIVKALTRGRTQSAVNTLVVVAASLAILGVLNYLAAQHNKRFDLTSSGLFTLAEQSRNVARSLEAPVDVYAFLRTADTDSRQEFDDLMDAYRLETPHLRPRVVDPIERRDLAELHNITEFGTVVFDKAGDTKRTTEISEESFTETLIELTTGETRAVYFLAGHEELSFEDSDEMTGFSLAAERLGNMNCEVKEFSLIPDLAVPGDAAAVVIAAPRKPLLDKERDILTEYAERRGGRLLVLLERYSPAEWREWLLGWGLRVLDATVLDPVGASLFGNYLLAAASGYSTTHPATEAFSAAAFLPIAVPVEADLQAMKDEVSGHAEAIVFTSEAAWGDTDKAVFQFDEGVDLEGPLPIAAYARVDPPASEAEETEERPEGRVIVVGDADFASNGYQHLSGNADLFANFVNWLAEQESLLGIAPNKAKASMIEMSRSEVLLLLCVVVLGLPGASLLAGGVVWWRRRNL from the coding sequence ATGGAAGGGCTGAGGAATCTTTCCCGGCACTTCGGCTGGCTGGCGCTTCTTTGCGTCGTCGCGGCGGCGTTCTGCTACCGGCTGCTCCTCGACAGCCACCCCTGGAGCGTGACGGCGGCCCTATCGGCGGCGCTTCTCCTGTTCGTCCTCTACGCCGTCTTTCAACGGGAAAGGATCGTAAAAGCGCTCACGCGCGGGCGGACGCAGTCCGCCGTGAACACGCTTGTGGTGGTAGCGGCGTCGCTCGCCATTCTGGGTGTTCTGAACTACCTCGCCGCGCAGCACAACAAGCGCTTCGACCTCACGTCGAGCGGGCTCTTCACGCTCGCCGAGCAGAGCCGGAACGTCGCCCGCTCGCTTGAGGCGCCCGTGGACGTCTACGCCTTCCTCCGCACCGCCGACACCGACTCGAGGCAGGAGTTCGACGACCTGATGGACGCCTACCGGCTCGAGACGCCGCACCTCCGCCCCCGCGTCGTCGATCCCATCGAGCGGCGCGATCTGGCCGAGCTGCACAACATCACGGAGTTCGGAACGGTGGTGTTCGACAAGGCGGGCGACACGAAGCGCACCACGGAGATTTCGGAAGAATCCTTCACGGAGACGCTAATCGAACTCACGACGGGCGAGACGCGGGCGGTCTATTTCCTCGCGGGCCACGAGGAGCTTTCTTTCGAGGACAGCGACGAGATGACCGGGTTCAGCCTCGCCGCGGAGCGCCTCGGGAACATGAACTGCGAGGTGAAGGAATTTTCCCTCATTCCCGATCTGGCCGTTCCCGGGGACGCCGCGGCCGTCGTAATCGCCGCGCCCAGGAAGCCGCTCCTTGACAAGGAGCGCGATATCCTCACGGAGTACGCGGAGCGGCGGGGGGGGCGGCTTCTCGTTCTGCTTGAGCGCTACAGCCCCGCCGAGTGGCGCGAGTGGCTCCTCGGCTGGGGCCTCCGCGTCCTCGACGCCACGGTGCTGGACCCGGTGGGGGCGTCCCTTTTCGGAAATTACTTACTGGCCGCCGCCTCCGGCTACTCGACCACGCATCCCGCGACCGAAGCCTTTTCCGCCGCGGCGTTCCTTCCCATAGCCGTTCCCGTGGAGGCCGACCTGCAGGCCATGAAGGACGAGGTGAGCGGCCATGCGGAGGCGATAGTCTTTACGAGCGAGGCCGCATGGGGCGACACCGACAAGGCGGTCTTTCAGTTCGACGAGGGCGTCGACTTGGAGGGCCCGCTTCCCATCGCCGCCTACGCCCGCGTCGACCCGCCCGCAAGCGAAGCGGAGGAAACCGAGGAACGGCCCGAAGGCCGCGTGATTGTCGTGGGCGACGCCGACTTCGCGTCGAACGGCTACCAGCACCTTTCGGGAAACGCCGACCTTTTCGCCAACTTCGTGAACTGGCTCGCGGAGCAGGAATCGCTCCTCGGCATCGCTCCGAACAAGGCCAAGGCTTCGATGATCGAAATGTCGCGCTCCGAGGTGTTGCTCCTGTTGTGTGTGGTCGTGCTCGGGCTCCCCGGCGCCTCTCTCCTCGCGGGCGGCGTGGTGTGGTGGCGGCGGAGGAATCTCTAA
- a CDS encoding pyridoxine 5'-phosphate synthase: MTRLAVNIDHIATLREARKGTEPDPVAAAVLAELAGAHGITVHLRGDRRHIKERDVELLRATIKTQLNIEMAATQEMMKIAAALRPDIVTFVPERPNEVTTEGGLDAMLHGDALRSFSQILKDAGIRTSIFLDPDLDQIKAAHRLGADTVEINTLRYAAHAAPRSETPRRSDLAEEFEKIREAARMAVKFGIRVAAGHDLNYRNVGPVSAMEEVVELNIGHAIVARASLVGLERAVREMLEAMHTAF; this comes from the coding sequence ATGACCCGCCTTGCCGTAAACATTGACCACATCGCGACGCTCCGCGAGGCGCGCAAGGGCACGGAGCCGGACCCCGTGGCGGCCGCCGTTCTGGCCGAGCTTGCGGGCGCCCACGGCATCACCGTGCACCTGCGCGGCGACCGGCGGCATATCAAGGAGCGCGACGTGGAGCTCCTGCGCGCAACCATCAAGACGCAGCTCAACATCGAAATGGCCGCGACCCAGGAGATGATGAAAATCGCCGCGGCGCTCCGGCCCGACATCGTCACCTTCGTCCCCGAGCGCCCGAACGAGGTCACCACGGAGGGCGGCCTCGACGCCATGCTCCACGGCGACGCGCTGCGCTCCTTCTCGCAGATTCTCAAAGACGCGGGGATACGCACGAGCATTTTTCTGGACCCGGACCTGGACCAGATCAAGGCCGCACACCGGCTCGGCGCCGACACGGTGGAAATCAACACCCTGCGTTACGCCGCGCACGCCGCTCCCCGGAGCGAGACGCCGCGCCGTTCCGACCTCGCCGAGGAGTTTGAGAAGATACGGGAGGCGGCGCGCATGGCCGTGAAATTCGGCATCCGCGTCGCCGCGGGCCACGACCTCAACTATCGGAACGTCGGGCCCGTGTCGGCCATGGAGGAGGTCGTGGAGCTGAACATCGGCCACGCCATCGTGGCGCGCGCCTCGCTCGTGGGACTCGAGCGCGCCGTGCGCGAGATGCTCGAGGCGATGCACACGGCGTTTTGA
- the ileS gene encoding isoleucine--tRNA ligase yields the protein MANNVKQRDYKSTLNLPRTEFSMKAQLPRREPEQLERWEAMGLYEKILEARRGSPAFVLHDGPPYANGNIHLGTALNKILKDFIVKAKTMEGLFCPYVPGWDCHGLPIELKVEEAMRKEKGAEGALSAPSGDRRLEARRRCREHAERFIRVQRDEFKRLGVFGAWEKPYLTMDPDYQASIVEQFAHFYLNGNVYRGRRPVYWCASCATALAEAEVEYDDHTSPSVYVAFPLKKFFKTELVERSASVLIWTTTPWTLPANLAIAFHPELRYAVVRAAKGGEENLYILYEGLVESVRAACGWDGVEVLETFEGKEAEGGACRHPFMESDSLLVLADYVTTEQGTGCVHTAPGHGLEDFVTGQKYGLEPYAPLDDRGVFLEGPWKGMNVFDANAPICARLREDGFLLAQSDLSHSYPHCWRCKRPIVFRSTPQWFISMQHDGLREKALEAVAKTTWIPPWGEERMHNTVRERPDWCISRQRAWGVPIPVFYCAGCEEPYATKETLARIAEIFREEGADSWYRREGAHFLPRGAACPKCGHKQFRREEDILDVWFDSGASSLTVLEAHPDLHWPADVYLEGTDQYRGWFNSSLMVALRARGEAPYRTVVTHGFTVDEQGHKMSKSLGNVIAPQEVEEKYGAEILRLWVAMTDYRSDMAVSHAMLGRCAESYRKIRNTCRYLLGNLFDYEQGCAGEELEPLDRWALTRLGEFEKTMCRAYAAYEFHRVYHLLVNFCSVDLSAQYFDILKDRLYCSSANAPERRSAQHALHLIGASLARLMAPILPFTAEEVWQNLPAKEGREESVHLAKFKSFGLERDEKFRARWDNLFRLRDDALKALELARAQKAVGNSLTAKVALTWDGAPPDWVREAENFLPSLFIVSQVENGSNENPAPREPAHQSENFPGLSVRVLPAEGEKCARCWMHSPSVGGDSEHPDACARCAGVLGELGA from the coding sequence ATGGCGAATAACGTAAAGCAGCGTGACTACAAGAGCACGCTCAACCTCCCCCGCACCGAATTTTCCATGAAGGCCCAGCTTCCCCGGCGTGAGCCGGAGCAGCTTGAGCGCTGGGAGGCGATGGGCCTTTACGAAAAGATTCTCGAGGCGCGTCGCGGCTCGCCCGCCTTCGTCCTCCACGACGGCCCGCCTTACGCGAACGGAAACATTCACCTCGGCACGGCGCTCAACAAAATTCTGAAAGACTTTATCGTCAAGGCGAAGACCATGGAGGGTCTCTTCTGCCCCTACGTTCCGGGCTGGGACTGCCACGGGCTTCCCATCGAGCTCAAGGTCGAGGAGGCGATGAGAAAAGAAAAAGGCGCGGAGGGCGCACTTTCCGCGCCTTCCGGTGACAGGCGGCTCGAGGCGCGCCGCCGCTGCCGCGAGCACGCAGAGCGCTTCATCCGCGTCCAGCGCGACGAGTTCAAGCGCCTGGGCGTTTTCGGGGCGTGGGAAAAACCCTACCTGACCATGGATCCCGACTACCAGGCCTCCATCGTCGAGCAGTTCGCGCACTTCTATCTGAACGGAAACGTCTATCGCGGCCGCCGACCCGTCTACTGGTGCGCCTCCTGCGCGACGGCGCTCGCCGAGGCCGAGGTCGAGTACGACGACCACACCTCGCCTTCCGTCTACGTGGCCTTCCCCCTCAAGAAATTCTTCAAAACCGAGCTCGTCGAGCGGAGCGCGTCCGTTCTCATCTGGACCACGACGCCGTGGACGCTTCCCGCGAACCTTGCGATCGCCTTTCACCCGGAGCTTCGCTACGCCGTCGTGCGCGCCGCAAAGGGCGGCGAAGAAAATCTCTACATCCTTTATGAAGGCCTCGTCGAATCGGTGCGCGCCGCGTGCGGGTGGGACGGCGTGGAGGTGCTCGAAACGTTCGAGGGCAAGGAGGCCGAGGGAGGTGCGTGCCGCCATCCATTTATGGAGAGCGATTCGCTTCTCGTGCTCGCCGACTACGTCACGACCGAGCAGGGCACCGGCTGCGTGCACACGGCGCCGGGGCACGGCCTCGAGGATTTTGTCACCGGCCAAAAGTACGGCCTTGAGCCCTATGCGCCCCTCGACGACCGCGGCGTTTTTCTCGAGGGGCCGTGGAAGGGCATGAACGTGTTCGACGCCAACGCGCCCATATGCGCGCGGCTCCGAGAGGACGGATTCCTCCTGGCGCAGTCGGATCTCTCGCACTCCTATCCCCACTGCTGGCGCTGCAAGAGGCCCATCGTCTTTCGCTCGACGCCGCAGTGGTTCATCTCGATGCAGCACGACGGCCTGCGCGAGAAGGCTCTCGAGGCCGTGGCGAAAACGACGTGGATTCCCCCCTGGGGCGAGGAGCGGATGCACAACACCGTCCGGGAGCGCCCCGACTGGTGCATCTCGAGGCAGCGCGCATGGGGCGTGCCCATTCCCGTGTTCTACTGCGCGGGCTGCGAGGAGCCCTACGCCACGAAGGAGACCCTGGCGCGCATTGCGGAGATTTTCCGCGAGGAAGGCGCCGACTCGTGGTATCGGCGCGAGGGGGCGCATTTTCTCCCCCGCGGCGCCGCGTGCCCGAAATGCGGCCATAAGCAATTTCGCAGGGAGGAAGACATTCTCGACGTCTGGTTCGATTCGGGCGCGTCGAGCCTCACGGTGCTCGAGGCGCATCCCGATCTGCACTGGCCCGCGGACGTGTACCTCGAAGGGACGGACCAGTACCGCGGCTGGTTCAACTCGTCGCTCATGGTGGCGCTTCGGGCGCGCGGTGAGGCGCCCTACCGCACCGTCGTCACGCACGGCTTCACGGTGGACGAGCAGGGGCACAAGATGTCGAAGTCCCTCGGGAACGTCATCGCGCCGCAGGAGGTGGAGGAAAAGTACGGCGCCGAGATCCTGCGGCTCTGGGTCGCCATGACCGACTACCGGAGCGACATGGCCGTCTCGCATGCCATGCTGGGCCGCTGCGCCGAGTCCTATCGAAAGATTCGCAACACCTGCCGCTACCTCCTCGGCAACCTCTTCGATTACGAGCAGGGCTGCGCGGGCGAGGAGCTCGAGCCGCTCGATCGGTGGGCGCTTACGCGCCTCGGGGAGTTCGAAAAAACCATGTGCCGCGCCTACGCCGCGTACGAGTTTCACCGGGTCTATCACCTGCTCGTCAACTTCTGCTCCGTGGACCTGAGCGCGCAGTACTTCGACATCCTCAAGGATCGCCTGTACTGCTCCTCGGCGAACGCGCCGGAGCGCCGCTCGGCGCAGCACGCGCTTCACCTCATCGGCGCGTCGCTCGCGCGCCTGATGGCGCCCATCCTGCCGTTTACCGCCGAGGAGGTCTGGCAGAATCTTCCGGCGAAGGAAGGTCGAGAGGAGAGCGTTCATTTAGCAAAATTCAAAAGCTTCGGCCTGGAACGCGACGAGAAATTTCGCGCCCGGTGGGACAATCTCTTCCGGCTGCGGGACGACGCCCTCAAGGCGCTTGAGCTGGCGCGCGCTCAGAAGGCGGTCGGAAATTCCCTGACTGCGAAGGTCGCGCTTACGTGGGACGGCGCGCCGCCCGACTGGGTTCGGGAAGCGGAAAATTTCCTGCCGTCGCTTTTCATTGTCTCGCAGGTCGAAAACGGCTCGAACGAGAATCCTGCTCCGAGAGAGCCGGCGCACCAAAGCGAGAACTTTCCGGGCCTCTCGGTGCGGGTGCTTCCGGCGGAGGGCGAAAAATGCGCCCGCTGCTGGATGCATTCACCCAGCGTGGGCGGCGACTCCGAACATCCCGACGCCTGCGCGCGCTGCGCCGGGGTGCTGGGGGAGCTGGGCGCTTGA
- the lspA gene encoding signal peptidase II, translated as MAVRREALPLFLFLLLVAAVFALDQHTKTRMLDAFSHGTSLPVVENFFSLTLVHNEGGAFGLFATLPDPYQNVFLLVLPLAAIVMFVAYFLAYARTSVLLAAAFGLIVGGALGNLLDRIALGYVVDFFDFHWYDGVAWPTFNVADSAVTVGAGLLLLDYLMSARRAGRKP; from the coding sequence ATGGCCGTTCGCCGCGAAGCGCTTCCCCTTTTTCTTTTTTTGCTGCTCGTGGCCGCGGTGTTCGCCCTGGACCAGCACACCAAGACGCGGATGTTGGACGCGTTCTCGCACGGAACGAGTCTTCCGGTGGTGGAAAACTTTTTCTCGCTCACGCTCGTTCACAACGAGGGCGGCGCGTTCGGGCTTTTCGCGACGCTTCCCGACCCCTACCAAAACGTTTTTCTCCTGGTTCTTCCCCTGGCGGCCATCGTGATGTTTGTGGCCTATTTTTTGGCGTATGCGCGCACGAGCGTGCTGCTCGCGGCGGCCTTCGGACTCATCGTGGGCGGCGCGCTGGGGAACCTCCTCGACCGCATCGCGCTCGGCTACGTGGTGGATTTCTTCGACTTCCACTGGTACGACGGCGTGGCATGGCCGACGTTCAACGTGGCCGACAGCGCCGTCACCGTGGGCGCCGGGCTTTTGCTGTTGGATTATCTTATGAGCGCTCGGCGAGCGGGGCGAAAGCCATAA